One genomic window of Aggregatilinea lenta includes the following:
- a CDS encoding glycosyltransferase family 39 protein, with translation MSRSASRRLAFFVLVCGLAFALRIDHLGASPLRGDEAFAVRYWAADPLGADPLGADTPLSHREPHPFGTFGAFWAWNQIAGSSEFAMRLLPLLGNLLGVAGMWALARWLFHDDRAATLAALLWAIHPFLIWHAQDARNYALWAGLSPLAMLLFVRAAASSQPRRWAFYVAAQALALYTFFLEAFLLPVQILFLLLTRSHRDVWRRTGIAGIALGVLLVPWLVQLYWLSGSGYSGTLDRADPAAVLTTFLPTLLVGDALSAPWNAIVPLSWIALVALLLAHDARRSRTPLWLSVWIVLPTVFLLIVATRMSVFNPRYLIAVIPALLLLTARALTAPIDSSRLPRPAIWLARVALVALLVVPGADTLARYYRGDTPKAPDWPTLAAFFMERAGPTNLIVFPAPDPTFRYYYTDGPAAEISLEPGSDPADTLDAELWRDAIWLVGDPPDAMRVLDEQYQRLARYTIGGFPITYYATREVSTDDIAHAVGATFGDFAHLVGYTLHGPSAASPAITLSLYWLPLAQTQIDYKVFVHLTSPRRAPDGSPIWAQDDRAPGTTTWDPNALLRDPYTLLADATEDLPPGDYTLEIGVYDPATGERVPVAGPHGDSLGDTLPLATVHFPVQ, from the coding sequence ATGAGCAGATCGGCGTCCCGGCGGCTGGCGTTCTTCGTGCTGGTGTGCGGGCTGGCTTTCGCCCTGCGCATCGATCACCTGGGTGCCAGCCCGCTGCGCGGCGACGAGGCGTTCGCCGTGCGCTACTGGGCCGCCGATCCCCTGGGCGCGGATCCGCTCGGCGCGGACACGCCGCTGAGCCACCGCGAGCCGCACCCGTTCGGGACCTTCGGCGCGTTCTGGGCCTGGAACCAAATCGCGGGCAGCAGCGAGTTCGCCATGCGTTTGCTGCCACTGCTCGGCAATCTGCTCGGTGTCGCAGGCATGTGGGCGCTGGCGCGGTGGCTGTTCCATGATGATCGCGCGGCAACCCTGGCCGCCCTGCTGTGGGCGATCCACCCCTTCCTGATCTGGCACGCGCAGGACGCACGCAACTACGCGCTGTGGGCCGGGCTGAGTCCGCTGGCGATGCTGCTGTTTGTGCGCGCCGCCGCCTCGAGCCAACCGCGTCGCTGGGCGTTTTACGTCGCGGCGCAGGCGCTCGCGCTCTACACCTTTTTCCTCGAAGCGTTTTTGCTGCCGGTCCAGATCCTGTTCCTGCTGCTGACCCGTTCCCACCGAGACGTCTGGCGGCGCACGGGGATCGCGGGGATCGCGCTCGGTGTGCTGCTCGTGCCGTGGCTCGTGCAGCTCTACTGGCTGTCGGGCAGCGGCTACTCCGGCACGCTCGACCGCGCCGACCCCGCCGCCGTGCTGACGACGTTCCTCCCCACGCTCCTGGTAGGCGATGCGCTCAGCGCGCCGTGGAACGCGATCGTGCCGCTGAGCTGGATCGCGCTCGTCGCGCTGCTGCTGGCCCACGACGCGCGCCGGAGCCGTACCCCACTCTGGCTGTCGGTCTGGATCGTACTGCCGACCGTCTTTCTGTTGATCGTCGCCACGCGTATGAGCGTGTTCAATCCGCGCTACCTGATCGCCGTCATTCCCGCGCTGCTGCTCCTGACCGCCCGCGCCCTGACCGCCCCCATTGACTCTAGCCGCCTGCCCCGCCCTGCGATTTGGCTCGCCCGCGTCGCGCTGGTCGCGCTGCTGGTCGTGCCCGGCGCGGATACGCTCGCGCGCTACTATCGCGGCGATACGCCCAAAGCCCCTGACTGGCCCACGCTCGCGGCGTTTTTCATGGAGCGTGCCGGGCCAACGAACTTGATCGTGTTCCCCGCGCCCGATCCCACCTTCCGCTATTACTACACGGACGGTCCCGCTGCCGAGATCAGCCTGGAGCCGGGCAGCGATCCGGCGGACACGCTCGATGCAGAACTCTGGCGCGACGCGATCTGGCTGGTGGGCGATCCGCCGGACGCCATGCGTGTGTTGGACGAGCAGTACCAGCGCCTTGCGCGCTACACCATCGGCGGATTCCCCATCACCTACTACGCCACGCGTGAGGTCAGCACGGACGACATCGCGCATGCGGTGGGTGCGACCTTCGGGGACTTCGCGCACCTCGTCGGCTATACGCTGCACGGCCCCAGCGCCGCCTCGCCCGCCATAACGCTGTCCTTGTACTGGCTGCCGCTGGCGCAAACGCAGATCGACTACAAGGTATTCGTGCACCTCACCTCACCGCGCCGCGCCCCAGACGGCTCGCCTATCTGGGCGCAAGACGACCGCGCGCCCGGTACGACAACTTGGGACCCCAATGCCCTGCTGCGCGATCCATACACGCTGCTGGCGGATGCCACCGAAGACCTGCCGCCCGGCGACTACACGCTGGAAATCGGCGTCTACGACCCGGCCACCGGCGAACGCGTGCCCGTCGCGGGGCCGCACGGCGATTCACTTGGCGACACGCTGCCCCTGGCGACCGTGCATTTCCCGGTGCAATAA
- a CDS encoding nuclease-related domain-containing protein: MRVVTNEALLKRNRTISHVLFFASLGGMALGFFYTWSNPASSSASSLSCLLLPTLLLMTITSVRMANQWIREPRPAKALQEALKGLGSRYTLFNYLLPAHHVLVGPEGVFLLHTVWQEKSYRVSGKKWSGDGGMINRLMGYMRQDLLGDPFREATYEAQQVQRVIDKLAPDSGVTVQPVVVFINAKARVEAEDPDLPVVYGDPKKKPSLRQFLREQKSVDRPTLSVEQMDRIDQAYGLLTRQELAGADMDEIEDEDDVEMPVAEDIPVETDADFVARFAPAEDGTALDGTVAIVQAGQLVNIDAVTSSLDEHLETLQEQSPQPAELLRTIQVDDAEALESFLYKKFARQRQKGDWYGLRKKDLAWLMSVDTRLQKQ; this comes from the coding sequence ATGCGCGTTGTCACCAATGAGGCGCTTCTCAAGCGGAATCGCACCATCTCGCACGTCCTGTTTTTTGCCAGCCTGGGCGGTATGGCGCTCGGCTTCTTTTACACGTGGTCGAACCCGGCCTCGTCCAGCGCCAGCAGCCTGAGCTGCTTGCTGCTGCCCACCCTGCTGCTCATGACGATTACCTCGGTCCGCATGGCAAACCAGTGGATCCGCGAGCCGCGCCCGGCGAAGGCGCTTCAGGAAGCGCTCAAGGGGTTGGGGTCCCGCTACACGCTCTTTAACTACCTGCTCCCGGCCCATCACGTGCTGGTCGGACCGGAAGGCGTGTTCCTGCTGCACACCGTCTGGCAAGAAAAGAGCTATCGCGTCTCCGGCAAGAAGTGGTCCGGCGACGGCGGCATGATAAACCGCCTGATGGGTTACATGCGCCAGGACCTGCTCGGCGATCCGTTCCGCGAGGCTACATACGAAGCGCAGCAGGTTCAGCGTGTGATCGACAAGCTCGCGCCCGATTCCGGCGTCACGGTTCAGCCGGTCGTCGTGTTTATCAATGCCAAGGCGCGCGTCGAGGCGGAAGATCCGGACCTCCCCGTCGTCTACGGCGATCCCAAAAAGAAGCCGTCGCTGCGCCAGTTCCTGCGCGAGCAGAAAAGCGTGGATCGCCCCACCCTCTCCGTCGAGCAAATGGATCGCATCGATCAGGCGTATGGTCTCTTGACGCGCCAGGAGCTGGCGGGCGCCGACATGGACGAGATCGAGGACGAAGACGACGTCGAGATGCCCGTCGCTGAGGACATCCCGGTCGAAACCGATGCGGACTTCGTCGCCCGCTTCGCGCCTGCCGAAGACGGCACCGCACTCGACGGCACAGTCGCCATCGTGCAGGCGGGCCAGCTCGTGAACATCGACGCCGTGACCAGCAGCCTGGACGAGCACCTGGAAACGCTTCAGGAACAGTCGCCCCAACCGGCGGAGCTGCTGCGCACGATTCAGGTGGACGACGCCGAAGCGCTCGAGTCCTTCCTGTACAAGAAGTTCGCCCGCCAGCGCCAAAAGGGAGACTGGTACGGCCTGCGCAAGAAGGACCTCGCGTGGCTAATGTCGGTCGACACCCGCCTGCAAAAGCAGTAA
- a CDS encoding DUF5060 domain-containing protein: MAVGLLLLGAVIVVPIATAQQQTPSPTPSPAQDDIPETIPRYSLLEFAVSVPGTYDNPYDPDQIDVQATFRSPKGETIPVPAFYLRPYALNCTGDDCESMAASPAGAPGWRVRFTPTQIGRWTFDVVARTPDDTVSLREGEFRVIESDSSGFVHTGSNPHYFAFDDGTAYFPVGENLAWALDNEGGLDAYSRWLDELSAAGANYARLNLDVPWFISLDSPGPPGDYDAAQAAAWRLDTILQMAAERGIYLQLTLIWHRGFTTEPLPSGTARPEAAISWATNPYNTANGGALDGPSSIFFDATARDLLRQRLRYIVARWGYSPNVFAWEVTDALDAISGYTASRGQPWLQDMTGYLRQIDPYRHLITVGLRQPDTALWRLPGIDFAGVQLYQGRPDEDTGDIVSDTLATLREVMGSLDKPVLLTEFSLNSTYPPIDDDPNGIHLKNVLWSAALSGSAGGGATWWWDSYVDAENLYEDFRPLAQFSQGIPWGSPDLQPVEVGLSADEAVTYTPLRIEDFNREPESISPPNTIYRLTADGPVPSTGQMSSFFYGSATPVLSRPQTFTITPPVDTELRIHVSTVSPDAPAMLTINVDGFEVARVDFSPASADILVTVPLSAGEHTVVLDNLGADWLELGYIEIADYRAPVRALALADRTVGIAVAWAQHRSYTWQNGGDAQTLGPLNFQLAFPGMPPGLYRVTYWDTATGAVIGEESVTLPEATDGTLALNLLPITSQMAVRAFRIAGPEENPTAAIGVATRTPEVSFTPSPTETATPTITLTPSITPTPTDTDTPTNTPEPTDTATNTSTPSVTPSPTVTPSPTDTDTPEPTETPSLTPSPIDTDTPSPTPSKTLTRTPTSTRTPTVAATTIPSTRVVPVP, translated from the coding sequence ATGGCTGTGGGCCTCCTGCTGTTGGGCGCCGTGATCGTCGTTCCCATCGCCACCGCGCAGCAGCAAACGCCATCGCCGACACCCTCCCCGGCGCAGGACGACATCCCTGAGACGATCCCGCGCTACAGCCTGCTGGAGTTCGCCGTCAGCGTGCCGGGCACGTACGACAATCCCTACGATCCCGACCAGATCGACGTGCAGGCCACCTTCCGCTCCCCGAAGGGCGAAACGATCCCGGTGCCCGCGTTTTACCTCCGCCCCTACGCGCTGAACTGCACCGGCGACGACTGCGAATCGATGGCCGCTTCACCGGCGGGCGCGCCCGGCTGGCGCGTGCGCTTCACGCCGACTCAGATCGGGCGCTGGACCTTCGACGTGGTAGCCCGCACGCCGGACGATACCGTGTCGCTCCGCGAAGGCGAGTTCCGCGTGATCGAGTCCGACAGCTCCGGCTTCGTGCACACCGGCAGCAACCCGCACTACTTCGCCTTCGATGACGGCACCGCCTACTTCCCAGTGGGCGAAAACCTCGCCTGGGCGCTGGACAACGAGGGCGGCCTAGACGCCTATTCGCGCTGGCTGGACGAGCTGAGCGCCGCCGGGGCGAACTACGCCCGGCTCAATCTCGACGTGCCCTGGTTCATCAGCCTTGATTCGCCCGGTCCGCCCGGCGATTACGACGCGGCGCAGGCCGCCGCGTGGCGCCTGGACACCATCCTGCAAATGGCCGCTGAGCGCGGCATCTACCTGCAGCTCACGCTCATCTGGCACCGGGGCTTCACCACCGAGCCGCTGCCGTCCGGCACGGCCCGACCCGAAGCCGCAATCAGTTGGGCGACCAACCCGTACAACACGGCCAACGGCGGCGCGCTTGACGGTCCCTCGTCGATCTTCTTCGACGCCACCGCCCGTGACCTGTTGCGCCAGCGCCTGCGTTACATCGTCGCGCGCTGGGGCTACAGCCCGAACGTCTTCGCCTGGGAGGTCACCGACGCGCTGGACGCCATCAGCGGCTATACCGCCAGCCGGGGCCAGCCCTGGCTCCAGGACATGACCGGCTACCTGCGCCAGATCGACCCCTACCGCCACCTGATCACGGTCGGGCTGCGCCAGCCGGACACCGCGCTGTGGCGGCTGCCCGGCATCGACTTTGCAGGCGTGCAGCTCTACCAGGGCCGCCCGGACGAGGACACGGGCGATATCGTCAGCGATACCCTGGCGACCCTTCGCGAGGTGATGGGCAGCCTCGACAAGCCGGTGCTGCTCACCGAGTTCTCGCTGAATTCGACCTACCCGCCCATTGACGACGATCCCAACGGCATCCACCTCAAGAACGTGCTGTGGAGCGCGGCCCTGTCCGGCTCGGCAGGCGGCGGTGCGACGTGGTGGTGGGACAGCTACGTCGATGCTGAGAATCTCTACGAGGACTTCCGTCCGCTGGCGCAGTTCAGCCAGGGCATCCCGTGGGGTTCGCCCGACCTGCAGCCGGTCGAAGTCGGCCTGTCCGCCGACGAAGCCGTCACCTATACGCCGCTGCGCATCGAGGACTTCAACCGCGAACCAGAGTCGATCTCGCCGCCGAACACGATCTACCGTCTGACCGCCGACGGCCCGGTGCCGTCCACCGGCCAGATGTCGAGCTTCTTCTACGGCAGCGCCACGCCCGTCCTGAGCCGCCCGCAGACCTTCACCATCACGCCGCCGGTCGACACGGAGCTGCGGATTCACGTCAGCACCGTCTCGCCCGACGCACCCGCTATGCTGACCATCAACGTGGATGGGTTCGAGGTCGCGCGCGTGGACTTCAGCCCGGCCAGCGCGGACATCCTGGTCACCGTGCCGCTGAGCGCAGGCGAGCACACGGTCGTGCTCGACAACCTCGGCGCGGACTGGCTGGAACTCGGCTACATCGAGATCGCGGACTACCGCGCACCCGTTCGCGCGCTGGCTCTGGCCGACCGTACGGTCGGCATCGCCGTCGCATGGGCACAGCATCGCAGCTACACGTGGCAGAACGGCGGCGACGCCCAGACGCTGGGGCCGCTCAATTTCCAACTGGCGTTCCCCGGCATGCCGCCCGGCCTGTACCGCGTCACCTACTGGGACACGGCGACTGGCGCGGTCATCGGTGAGGAATCGGTCACGCTGCCCGAAGCCACGGACGGCACGCTGGCGCTGAACCTGCTGCCGATTACGTCGCAGATGGCCGTGCGCGCCTTCCGCATCGCCGGGCCGGAAGAAAACCCGACCGCTGCGATCGGGGTTGCGACGCGTACACCCGAAGTCAGCTTCACGCCGTCGCCCACCGAAACCGCGACGCCGACCATCACCCTGACGCCGAGCATCACGCCAACACCGACCGATACCGACACGCCGACCAATACACCGGAACCGACCGACACGGCGACCAACACGTCCACGCCCAGTGTGACGCCCTCTCCCACGGTGACGCCGTCCCCGACCGATACCGACACGCCGGAGCCGACAGAGACGCCAAGTCTCACGCCCAGCCCCATAGACACAGACACCCCGTCACCCACGCCTAGCAAGACGCTGACGCGCACGCCCACTTCCACCCGCACGCCGACCGTCGCCGCGACGACGATCCCCAGCACGCGCGTGGTCCCTGTGCCGTAG
- a CDS encoding SPFH domain-containing protein, with protein MPRIIDVVDHTNVMDDELVYREPQGGSGDFRMGSQVIVQESQVAIFVRQGQVLDALGPGSHTLTTGNLPILSGLIGLATSGRTPFTADLYFVNLKDLPQVPWGTNPPIVLETPGKGVGVVLLITHGVIDIGVEDPMRFMKQYAVGKPILRLGDIRDRIQSMLLGELAGLLSSSGAQSIMDANRLLGDLEGAALARLNEQFAQIGMRIKAFEAKPFTAKDVPTDELRNYVDIDTWERIKRLDVANAAAGNPGAGGSLAGAGVGLGVGQSLGAAMNPEQAALQQQQQMMMNQMMMQMMQNNQQGGAQAPQQAAAPAVPQTVEEIRAYLDQLDMKLASGELSESMYDKLSQKWEARLKDLGG; from the coding sequence ATGCCACGCATTATTGATGTCGTCGATCATACCAACGTTATGGATGACGAACTGGTCTACCGCGAGCCGCAGGGTGGCAGCGGCGACTTCCGCATGGGGTCGCAGGTCATCGTGCAGGAGAGCCAGGTGGCGATCTTCGTGCGCCAGGGCCAGGTGCTCGACGCGCTGGGGCCGGGGTCGCACACGCTGACCACCGGCAACCTGCCGATCCTGTCCGGCCTGATCGGGCTGGCGACCAGCGGGCGCACGCCGTTCACCGCCGACCTGTACTTCGTCAACCTGAAGGATCTGCCGCAGGTCCCGTGGGGCACCAACCCGCCCATCGTGCTCGAAACGCCGGGCAAGGGCGTCGGTGTGGTGCTGCTGATCACGCACGGCGTGATCGACATCGGCGTGGAAGACCCGATGCGCTTCATGAAGCAGTACGCGGTCGGCAAGCCGATCCTGCGCCTGGGCGACATCCGAGACCGCATCCAGTCGATGCTGCTGGGCGAGCTGGCCGGGCTGCTGTCGTCGTCGGGCGCGCAGAGTATCATGGACGCCAACCGTCTGCTGGGCGACCTGGAAGGCGCGGCCCTGGCGCGGCTGAACGAGCAGTTCGCGCAGATCGGCATGCGGATCAAGGCGTTTGAGGCGAAGCCGTTCACGGCCAAGGACGTGCCGACCGACGAGCTGCGCAACTACGTGGACATTGACACGTGGGAGCGCATCAAGCGGCTGGACGTGGCGAACGCGGCGGCGGGTAATCCCGGCGCGGGCGGCAGCCTGGCGGGCGCCGGTGTGGGTCTGGGCGTCGGGCAGAGCCTGGGCGCGGCGATGAACCCGGAGCAGGCCGCGCTGCAACAGCAGCAGCAAATGATGATGAACCAGATGATGATGCAGATGATGCAGAACAACCAGCAGGGCGGTGCGCAAGCGCCACAGCAGGCCGCCGCGCCCGCCGTGCCACAGACGGTGGAGGAGATCCGCGCCTATCTGGACCAGCTCGACATGAAGCTGGCATCGGGCGAGCTGTCCGAGTCGATGTACGACAAGCTGTCGCAGAAGTGGGAAGCGCGGCTGAAGGATCTGGGCGGGTAA
- a CDS encoding NUDIX hydrolase, producing the protein MGAKDQGADATAGRWLALPRTLCFVTHGDDILLMKRGMHKRVYPGRYNGVGGHIERDEDPLTGAVREIQEETGLDVTDVRLRGVIHVDAGEPTGILVFVFTARADSREVIDCDEGALEWVPLDAVDDLPLVEDLPLLLPAIFDHPGAPPFFAHTSYDADDNLIMVFAGDQPGWHAGDDPL; encoded by the coding sequence ATGGGCGCAAAAGATCAGGGCGCGGACGCCACCGCCGGGCGGTGGTTGGCGCTGCCTCGCACGCTTTGCTTCGTCACGCACGGCGACGACATCCTGCTGATGAAGCGCGGAATGCACAAGCGCGTGTATCCGGGCCGCTACAACGGCGTCGGCGGCCACATCGAGCGCGACGAAGATCCACTCACCGGCGCGGTGCGCGAGATCCAGGAAGAAACCGGCCTCGACGTGACGGACGTCCGGCTGCGCGGCGTGATCCATGTGGACGCGGGCGAACCTACCGGCATCCTGGTGTTCGTCTTCACTGCGCGGGCCGACTCGCGCGAGGTTATCGACTGCGACGAAGGCGCGCTCGAATGGGTGCCGCTGGACGCGGTGGACGATTTGCCGCTGGTCGAGGATCTGCCGCTGCTGCTGCCGGCCATTTTCGACCACCCCGGCGCGCCACCGTTTTTCGCGCATACCAGCTACGACGCGGATGACAACCTGATCATGGTCTTCGCGGGCGACCAGCCCGGCTGGCATGCCGGAGACGACCCGCTCTAA